Proteins from a single region of Primulina tabacum isolate GXHZ01 chromosome 5, ASM2559414v2, whole genome shotgun sequence:
- the LOC142546146 gene encoding topless-related protein 4-like isoform X2 yields MSSLSRELVFLILQFLDEEKFKETVHRLEQESGFFFNMRYFEEMVTNGEWENVEKYLFGFTKVDDNRYSMKIFFEIRKQKYLEALDKKDRAKAVDILVKDLKVFSSFNEDLFKEITQLLTFENFRENEQLSKYGDTKTARGIMLVELKKLIEANPLFREKLNFPSLKNSRLRTLINQSLNWQHQLCKNPKPNPDIKTLFVDHSCGPSQPNGARAPSPVTNHLMGAVPKPGAFPPLTTHGPNPGPMPTPLAGWMASPSQVPHPSSSTGPIGFNPQNNAGLLKRPRTPPMINLAMDYQTADSEHVMKRTRPFGFPDEVNNVPVNVLPVGFSSQTHGHTSPSSEELPKTMMMNLSQGSAVKSMDFHPVQQVLLLVGTNLGDVMVWELGGRNRICHRSFKVWDLGACSVALQTSLGNDYSASINRVMWSPEGSLFGVAYSKHIVHLYSYHGGDDLRNHLEIEAHVGSVNDLAFSFPNKQLCVVTCGEDRLIKVWDAASGSKQFTFAGHEAAVHSVCPHHKENIQFIFSTATDGKIKAWLYDNLGSRVDYDAPGHSSTTMAYSADGTRLFSCGTNKEGDSYLVEWNESEGAVKRTYTGLSKRAAGGIVQFDTLKNRILAAGDDFTIKFWDMDNVNLLTTTDADGGLPPSPCIRFNKEGIMLAVSTNENSVKILANADGVRLLRTIESSPFDTSSRVASSTVVKSPSFAVVNATTGSSIVDRVAPVTALVAMGGENRNLAEKPRIADESAEKSRIWKMAEVNEPSQCRSLRLPDNLASAKVSKLMFTNSGFAILALAANAVHKLWKWPKNDRNPTGKASANTVPQQWQPASGIVMTNDTSDANPEDGVSCFALSKNDSYVLSASGGKISLFNMMTFKTMTTFMPPPPAATFLAFHPQDNNIIAIGMDDSSIQIYNVRVDEVKVKLIGHQKRITGLAFSASLKVLVSSGADSQLCVWSSDAWEKKTSKFLQTPPGRTTAPLADTRVLFHQDQTHLLVVHETQIAIYEAPQLACLKQWLPVEASGPITYATYSCDSQSIYVSFEDGSVGVLTASTLRLRCRINPSSYIPTSAGLRVHPLVIAAHPSEANQFALGLSDGGVCVLEPIESEGRWGTVPPQENGAGPSTSGAASSDQLQR; encoded by the exons ATGTCGTCGTTGAGCAGAGAGCTAGTGTTTTTGATACTCCAGTTTCTTGATGAGGAGAAGTTTAAGGAGACTGTTCACAG ATTGGAGCAAGAATCCGGTTTTTTCTTCAATATGCGATATTTTGAAGAAATGGTGACAAATGGAGAATGGGAAAACGTGGAAAAGTATTTGTTTGGCTTCACAAAAGTCGATGATAACAGATATTCTATGAAAATCTTCTTTGAGATACGAAAGCAGAAGTACCTTGAAGCTTTGGACAA GAAAGATCGTGCAAAAGCTGTTGACATTCTGGTGAAAGACTTGAAAGTATTCTCGTCATTTAATGAAGATCTTTTTAAAGAAATAACGCAGTTGTTGACCTTTGAGAACTTTAG AGAGAATGAACAATTGTCCAAGTATGGGGACACCAAGACTGCTAGGGGTATAATGCTTGTTGAACTTAAAAAGTTGATAGAGGCAAATCCTCTGTTTCGTGAGAAGCTGAACTTTCCCAGCTTGAAGAATTCAAGATTGAGGACACTAATCAATCAGAG TTTGAACTGGCAGCATCAGCTTTGTAAGAATCCGAAGCCCAATCCTGATATTAAAACATTGTTTGTGGACCATTCATGTGGTCCATCACAGCCAAATGGTGCAAGGGCGCCATCCCCTGTCACCAACCATCTTATGGGAGCTGTTCCCAAGCCAGGGGCATTTCCACCTCTGACCACGCATGGC CCAAATCCAGGTCCTATGCCAACTCCTCTTGCTGGATGGATGGCTAGTCCCTCTCAGGTTCCTCATCCGTCCTCCTCTACCGGTCCCATTGGATTCAACCCACAAAATAATGCtg GTTTACTAAAGCGCCCTAGGACTCCTCCAATGATTAACCTGGCAATGGATTACCAGACTGCCGATTCAGAGCATGTTATGAAAAGAACGAGACCTTTTGGATTTCCAGACGAA GTCAATAATGTACCTGTCAATGTTTTGCCTGTTGGATTTTCCAGTCAAACTCATGGGCATACCTCACCCTCATCCGAGGAGTTGCCAAAGACCATGATGATGAATCTCAGTCAGGGTTCTGCCGTCAAGAGTATGGATTTTCATCCAGTACAACAAGTTTTACTTCTTG TCGGGACAAATTTGGGAGATGTTATGGTTTGGGAACTGGGTGGCAGAAATAGAATTTGCCACAGAAGTTTCAAGGTATGGGATCTTGGGGCTTGTTCAGTGGCACTGCAG ACATCTTTGGGCAATGATTATTCTGCATCGATAAACCGTGTGATGTGGAGTCCTGAAGGTTCTTTATTTG GTGTTGCGTACTCCAAGCACATTGTGCACCTATATTCCTACCATGGTGGTGATGACCTAAGAAACCACCTTGAG atTGAAGCACATGTTGGGAGTGTAAATGATCTTGCTTTCTCCTTCCCAAACAAGCAGCTCTGTGTAGTCACTTGTGGAGAGGACAGGCTTATTAAG GTGTGGGATGCGGCTTCAGGTTCAAAACAGTTTACGTTTGCAGGCCATGAAGCAGCTGTACATTCTGTCTGTCCGCATCATAAAGAAAATATTCAG TTCATCTTCTCCACAGCGACTGATGGGAAGATAAAGGCATGGTTGTACGATAACCTCGGTTCTAGGGTTGACTACGATGCACCAGGTCATTCATCCACCACTATGGCATATAGTGCTGATGGAACAAG GTTATTTTCTTGCGGGACAAACAAAGAAGGAGATTCATATCTTGTGGAGTGGAATGAAAGTGAGGGAGCTGTAAAACGTACTTATACTGGTCTTAGCAAGCGAGCTGCAGGAGGAATAGTGCAGTTTGATACTCTAAAAAATCGAATTTTGGCTGCTGGAGATGACTTCACGATTAAGTTCTGGGACATGGACAATGTCAACTTATTGACAACAACTGATGCCGATGGTGGATTACCG CCATCTCCTTGTATCCGTTTCAACAAGGAAGGAATAATGTTAGCTGTCTCTACAAATGAGAATTCTGTAAAGATTTTAGCCAATGCGGATGGTGTTCGTCTGCTACGAACAATTGAAAGTAGTCCTTTTGACACTTCTTCTAGGGTGGCCTCCTCAACAGTTGTAAAG TCTCCCTCATTTGCTGTTGTTAATGCTACTACTGGATCAAGCATTGTTGATCGAGTTGCTCCTGTAACAGCATTGGTTGCAATG GGTGGAGAAAATCGAAATTTGGCAGAAAAGCCAAGGATTGCAGACGAGTCTGCTGAAAAATCCAGAATCTGGAAAATGGCAGAAGTGAATGAGCCATCACAGTGCCGTTCCTTGAGACTCCCAGATAATTTAGCATCTGCGAAG GTTTCAAAGTTGATGTTTACAAATTCGGGATTTGCTATATTGGCACTAGCTGCTAATGCGGTGCACAAACTCTGGAAATGGCCAAAGAATGATCGTAATCCAACGGGAAAG GCTAGTGCTAACACCGTGCCGCAACAATGGCAACCTGCTAGCGGGATAGTGATGACAAATGATACCAGTGATGCAAATCCTGAAGATGGGGTTTCATGCTTTGCGCTGTCAAAGAACGACTCTTATGTCCTTTCAGCGTCTGGAGGCAAAATTTCTCTTTTTAACATGATGACTTTTAAG ACAATGACGACGTTTATGCCCCCACCGCCTGCAGCAACATTTCTTGCGTTTCATCCTCAAGATAATAACATCATTGCCATAGGCATGGATGACTCCTCTATTCAAATATACAATGTGCGAGTTGATGAG GTTAAAGTCAAGCTCATAGGACACCAGAAAAGGATTACCGGTCTTGCTTTCTCTGCCTCTCTTAAAGTGCTTGTATCTTCAGGGGCTGATTCTCAG CTTTGCGTTTGGAGTTCGGATGCCTGGGAGAAGAAAACAAGTAAATTCCTGCAAACCCCACCTGGTCGAACAACCGCTCCCCTTGCTGACACTCGTGTACTATTCCACCAAGATCAAACACATTTACTAGTAGTCCACGAGACACAGATTGCAATTTACGAGGCTCCGCAGTTGGCATGCCTTAAGCAG TGGTTACCTGTTGAAGCAAGTGGTCCAATCACGTATGCTACATATTCTTGTGATAGCCAATCAATATACGTGAGCTTTGAAGATGGAAGTGTGGGTGTTCTTACTGCTTCTACGCTGCGGTTAAGATGTCGAATCAACCCCTCTTCATATATTCCCACCAGCGCAGG TTTAAGGGTACATCCGCTAGTCATTGCAGCACATCCCTCGGAAGCCAATCAATTTGCTTTGGGGCTTAGTGACGGTGGAGTCTGTGTACTCGAGCCAATCGAGTCTGAAGGTAGATGGGGAACAGTACCTCCACAAGAAAATGGTGCTGGTCCGAGTACTTCTGGTGCAGCAAGTTCCGATCAACTTCAAAGGTAA
- the LOC142546146 gene encoding topless-related protein 4-like isoform X1, translating into MSSLSRELVFLILQFLDEEKFKETVHRLEQESGFFFNMRYFEEMVTNGEWENVEKYLFGFTKVDDNRYSMKIFFEIRKQKYLEALDKKDRAKAVDILVKDLKVFSSFNEDLFKEITQLLTFENFRENEQLSKYGDTKTARGIMLVELKKLIEANPLFREKLNFPSLKNSRLRTLINQSLNWQHQLCKNPKPNPDIKTLFVDHSCGPSQPNGARAPSPVTNHLMGAVPKPGAFPPLTTHGSFQPNPGPMPTPLAGWMASPSQVPHPSSSTGPIGFNPQNNAGLLKRPRTPPMINLAMDYQTADSEHVMKRTRPFGFPDEVNNVPVNVLPVGFSSQTHGHTSPSSEELPKTMMMNLSQGSAVKSMDFHPVQQVLLLVGTNLGDVMVWELGGRNRICHRSFKVWDLGACSVALQTSLGNDYSASINRVMWSPEGSLFGVAYSKHIVHLYSYHGGDDLRNHLEIEAHVGSVNDLAFSFPNKQLCVVTCGEDRLIKVWDAASGSKQFTFAGHEAAVHSVCPHHKENIQFIFSTATDGKIKAWLYDNLGSRVDYDAPGHSSTTMAYSADGTRLFSCGTNKEGDSYLVEWNESEGAVKRTYTGLSKRAAGGIVQFDTLKNRILAAGDDFTIKFWDMDNVNLLTTTDADGGLPPSPCIRFNKEGIMLAVSTNENSVKILANADGVRLLRTIESSPFDTSSRVASSTVVKSPSFAVVNATTGSSIVDRVAPVTALVAMGGENRNLAEKPRIADESAEKSRIWKMAEVNEPSQCRSLRLPDNLASAKVSKLMFTNSGFAILALAANAVHKLWKWPKNDRNPTGKASANTVPQQWQPASGIVMTNDTSDANPEDGVSCFALSKNDSYVLSASGGKISLFNMMTFKTMTTFMPPPPAATFLAFHPQDNNIIAIGMDDSSIQIYNVRVDEVKVKLIGHQKRITGLAFSASLKVLVSSGADSQLCVWSSDAWEKKTSKFLQTPPGRTTAPLADTRVLFHQDQTHLLVVHETQIAIYEAPQLACLKQWLPVEASGPITYATYSCDSQSIYVSFEDGSVGVLTASTLRLRCRINPSSYIPTSAGLRVHPLVIAAHPSEANQFALGLSDGGVCVLEPIESEGRWGTVPPQENGAGPSTSGAASSDQLQR; encoded by the exons ATGTCGTCGTTGAGCAGAGAGCTAGTGTTTTTGATACTCCAGTTTCTTGATGAGGAGAAGTTTAAGGAGACTGTTCACAG ATTGGAGCAAGAATCCGGTTTTTTCTTCAATATGCGATATTTTGAAGAAATGGTGACAAATGGAGAATGGGAAAACGTGGAAAAGTATTTGTTTGGCTTCACAAAAGTCGATGATAACAGATATTCTATGAAAATCTTCTTTGAGATACGAAAGCAGAAGTACCTTGAAGCTTTGGACAA GAAAGATCGTGCAAAAGCTGTTGACATTCTGGTGAAAGACTTGAAAGTATTCTCGTCATTTAATGAAGATCTTTTTAAAGAAATAACGCAGTTGTTGACCTTTGAGAACTTTAG AGAGAATGAACAATTGTCCAAGTATGGGGACACCAAGACTGCTAGGGGTATAATGCTTGTTGAACTTAAAAAGTTGATAGAGGCAAATCCTCTGTTTCGTGAGAAGCTGAACTTTCCCAGCTTGAAGAATTCAAGATTGAGGACACTAATCAATCAGAG TTTGAACTGGCAGCATCAGCTTTGTAAGAATCCGAAGCCCAATCCTGATATTAAAACATTGTTTGTGGACCATTCATGTGGTCCATCACAGCCAAATGGTGCAAGGGCGCCATCCCCTGTCACCAACCATCTTATGGGAGCTGTTCCCAAGCCAGGGGCATTTCCACCTCTGACCACGCATGGC TCATTTCAGCCAAATCCAGGTCCTATGCCAACTCCTCTTGCTGGATGGATGGCTAGTCCCTCTCAGGTTCCTCATCCGTCCTCCTCTACCGGTCCCATTGGATTCAACCCACAAAATAATGCtg GTTTACTAAAGCGCCCTAGGACTCCTCCAATGATTAACCTGGCAATGGATTACCAGACTGCCGATTCAGAGCATGTTATGAAAAGAACGAGACCTTTTGGATTTCCAGACGAA GTCAATAATGTACCTGTCAATGTTTTGCCTGTTGGATTTTCCAGTCAAACTCATGGGCATACCTCACCCTCATCCGAGGAGTTGCCAAAGACCATGATGATGAATCTCAGTCAGGGTTCTGCCGTCAAGAGTATGGATTTTCATCCAGTACAACAAGTTTTACTTCTTG TCGGGACAAATTTGGGAGATGTTATGGTTTGGGAACTGGGTGGCAGAAATAGAATTTGCCACAGAAGTTTCAAGGTATGGGATCTTGGGGCTTGTTCAGTGGCACTGCAG ACATCTTTGGGCAATGATTATTCTGCATCGATAAACCGTGTGATGTGGAGTCCTGAAGGTTCTTTATTTG GTGTTGCGTACTCCAAGCACATTGTGCACCTATATTCCTACCATGGTGGTGATGACCTAAGAAACCACCTTGAG atTGAAGCACATGTTGGGAGTGTAAATGATCTTGCTTTCTCCTTCCCAAACAAGCAGCTCTGTGTAGTCACTTGTGGAGAGGACAGGCTTATTAAG GTGTGGGATGCGGCTTCAGGTTCAAAACAGTTTACGTTTGCAGGCCATGAAGCAGCTGTACATTCTGTCTGTCCGCATCATAAAGAAAATATTCAG TTCATCTTCTCCACAGCGACTGATGGGAAGATAAAGGCATGGTTGTACGATAACCTCGGTTCTAGGGTTGACTACGATGCACCAGGTCATTCATCCACCACTATGGCATATAGTGCTGATGGAACAAG GTTATTTTCTTGCGGGACAAACAAAGAAGGAGATTCATATCTTGTGGAGTGGAATGAAAGTGAGGGAGCTGTAAAACGTACTTATACTGGTCTTAGCAAGCGAGCTGCAGGAGGAATAGTGCAGTTTGATACTCTAAAAAATCGAATTTTGGCTGCTGGAGATGACTTCACGATTAAGTTCTGGGACATGGACAATGTCAACTTATTGACAACAACTGATGCCGATGGTGGATTACCG CCATCTCCTTGTATCCGTTTCAACAAGGAAGGAATAATGTTAGCTGTCTCTACAAATGAGAATTCTGTAAAGATTTTAGCCAATGCGGATGGTGTTCGTCTGCTACGAACAATTGAAAGTAGTCCTTTTGACACTTCTTCTAGGGTGGCCTCCTCAACAGTTGTAAAG TCTCCCTCATTTGCTGTTGTTAATGCTACTACTGGATCAAGCATTGTTGATCGAGTTGCTCCTGTAACAGCATTGGTTGCAATG GGTGGAGAAAATCGAAATTTGGCAGAAAAGCCAAGGATTGCAGACGAGTCTGCTGAAAAATCCAGAATCTGGAAAATGGCAGAAGTGAATGAGCCATCACAGTGCCGTTCCTTGAGACTCCCAGATAATTTAGCATCTGCGAAG GTTTCAAAGTTGATGTTTACAAATTCGGGATTTGCTATATTGGCACTAGCTGCTAATGCGGTGCACAAACTCTGGAAATGGCCAAAGAATGATCGTAATCCAACGGGAAAG GCTAGTGCTAACACCGTGCCGCAACAATGGCAACCTGCTAGCGGGATAGTGATGACAAATGATACCAGTGATGCAAATCCTGAAGATGGGGTTTCATGCTTTGCGCTGTCAAAGAACGACTCTTATGTCCTTTCAGCGTCTGGAGGCAAAATTTCTCTTTTTAACATGATGACTTTTAAG ACAATGACGACGTTTATGCCCCCACCGCCTGCAGCAACATTTCTTGCGTTTCATCCTCAAGATAATAACATCATTGCCATAGGCATGGATGACTCCTCTATTCAAATATACAATGTGCGAGTTGATGAG GTTAAAGTCAAGCTCATAGGACACCAGAAAAGGATTACCGGTCTTGCTTTCTCTGCCTCTCTTAAAGTGCTTGTATCTTCAGGGGCTGATTCTCAG CTTTGCGTTTGGAGTTCGGATGCCTGGGAGAAGAAAACAAGTAAATTCCTGCAAACCCCACCTGGTCGAACAACCGCTCCCCTTGCTGACACTCGTGTACTATTCCACCAAGATCAAACACATTTACTAGTAGTCCACGAGACACAGATTGCAATTTACGAGGCTCCGCAGTTGGCATGCCTTAAGCAG TGGTTACCTGTTGAAGCAAGTGGTCCAATCACGTATGCTACATATTCTTGTGATAGCCAATCAATATACGTGAGCTTTGAAGATGGAAGTGTGGGTGTTCTTACTGCTTCTACGCTGCGGTTAAGATGTCGAATCAACCCCTCTTCATATATTCCCACCAGCGCAGG TTTAAGGGTACATCCGCTAGTCATTGCAGCACATCCCTCGGAAGCCAATCAATTTGCTTTGGGGCTTAGTGACGGTGGAGTCTGTGTACTCGAGCCAATCGAGTCTGAAGGTAGATGGGGAACAGTACCTCCACAAGAAAATGGTGCTGGTCCGAGTACTTCTGGTGCAGCAAGTTCCGATCAACTTCAAAGGTAA
- the LOC142546147 gene encoding putative clathrin assembly protein At2g25430 translates to MASKTIRKAIGAVKDHTSISLAKVTGSVAPDLEVLIVKATTHENEPADDKYAREILNMLSYSRGYVVTCVLAISKRLSKTRDWVVALKTLMLVNRLLSDGDPVFGQEIMLASPKGTRVLNLSDFRDEAHSSSWDHSGFVRNYALYLDQKLDFMMYERRLSVVHGEKQRNEYEYGELRDQAHYDTDRKLRSYADLNGMLRESKEVISDKEMEPWRILERLIQLLQILGRLLASKPIGAANNSKMVLVALSLLVKESFRFYADVSNSLNLLLDHFLELEYASCVKAFDVYVDASKTIDELVVFYSWCKDLGLVRSSEFPEVQKITDKLLGTLEGFLREKANRLKSAEEINEEVFLKLKEEKGPDIYEIKALPPPENYNSPTTPQSLDKPKQQVTGDLVNLKNAILADEYDDKLALSLFSVLAAAGKNYAWEEFSTDGEPVLTSAWQNPAAESGKADWELVLVESSSHLSQQKANLPGGFDSLLLSGMYDQGATRQQTNYSEMSVGSSSSVALPQTSKNMPVLALPAPDGTVQPVGQQDPFAASLCVPPPSYVQIADIEKKQLLLTQEQRLWQQYANNGMQGQMALANIAGTASYYGTPQASGLGVPAGYYYSPY, encoded by the coding sequence ATGGCATCCAAGACGATCAGAAAGGCAATTGGGGCGGTGAAGGATCATACTAGCATAAGTTTAGCCAAAGTGACAGGCAGTGTTGCCCCTGACCTTGAGGTGTTGATTGTGAAAGCCACAACACATGAAAATGAGCCTGCAGATGACAAGTATGCGAGGGAAATATTGAATATGTTATCGTATTCAAGAGGGTACGTCGTCACATGTGTTTTGGCGATTTCAAAAAGGCTGAGCAAAACCCGTGATTGGGTTGTGGCCTTGAAGACCTTGATGCTTGTGAATAGATTGTTGAGTGATGGGGACCCGGTTTTTGGACAGGAGATTATGTTGGCCAGCCCGAAGGGGACGAGGGTTCTAAATTTGTCAGATTTTCGAGATGAGGCTCACTCAAGCTCGTGGGACCATTCAGGATTCGTGAGGAACTATGCATTGTACTTGGATCAGAAGCTTGATTTCATGATGTATGAGAGGAGACTTAGTGTTGTTCATGGTGAGAAGCAGAGGAATGAGTACGAGTATGGAGAGCTCAGAGATCAAGCTCATTATGATACAGACAGGAAGTTGAGGTCATATGCAGATCTGAACGGAATGCTAAGGGAGAGCAAAGAAGTGATATCTGATAAGGAAATGGAGCCCTGGAGAATTTTGGAGAGATTAATTCAGTTGCTCCAGATTCTTGGTCGACTATTGGCTTCTAAACCAATAGGAGCTGCAAATAACAGTAAGATGGTGCTTGTAGCACTATCCTTGCTTGTAAAAGAGAGTTTTAGGTTTTATGCAGATGTATCTAATTCATTGAATCTTTTGCTCGACCATTTCTTGGAGCTAGAATATGCTTCCTGTGTTAAGGCTTTTGATGTGTATGTTGATGCGTCGAAGACGATTGATGAACTTGTTGTGTTCTATAGTTGGTGTAAGGATCTAGGGTTGGTGAGATCATCGGAATTCCCTGAAGTGCAGAAAATTACGGATAAACTTTTGGGAACTCTTGAGGGGTTCTTGCGGGAAAAGGCTAATAGGCTAAAGAGCGCAGAGGAAATCAACGAAGAGGTTTTCCTAAAACTTAAAGAGGAGAAAGGACCTGATATATATGAAATAAAAGCTCTCCCTCCACCAGAGAATTACAACTCTCCAACCACGCCACAGTCCCTAGACAAGCCGAAACAGCAGGTCACTGGAGACCTTGTGAATTTGAAAAATGCAATATTGGCTGATGAATATGACGACAAATTGGCACTCTccttgttttcagtgcttgCTGCTGCAGGAAAAAATTATGCTTGGGAAGAATTTTCTACTGATGGAGAGCCTGTCTTGACTTCAGCATGGCAGAATCCAGCAGCTGAGAGTGGTAAAGCTGACTGGGAACTAGTCTTGGTGGAATCTTCCAGCCATTTATCACAGCAAAAGGCAAATCTTCCCGGTGGCTTCGATTCATTGCTATTAAGTGGAATGTATGATCAGGGGGCCACAAGGCAACAAACTAATTATTCTGAAATGAGCGTTGGAAGTTCAAGCAGTGTAGCACTGCCACAAACAAGCAAAAATATGCCAGTTTTGGCGTTACCTGCACCGGATGGAACGGTCCAACCAGTCGGGCAACAAGATCCTTTTGCTGCATCTCTTTGCGTGCCACCACCTTCTTATGTTCAAATTGCGGACATAGAGAAGAAACAACTGTTACTAACACAGGAACAACGGCTTTGGCAGCAATATGCAAACAATGGGATGCAAGGACAAATGGCCTTGGCCAATATTGCTGGTACTGCAAGCTACTATGGAACACCGCAAGCTTCAGGCCTCGGAGTGCCAGCTGGGTATTATTACTCGCCCTACTAA
- the LOC142546148 gene encoding blue copper protein-like, translated as MTARLGISNIIFMTLVVMAMFHKSLAQTTHVVGDALGWTFPPGGEVAYRTWAGTRNFAVGDVLVFNFTTGSHDVAEVTKDSFDSCNGNNPISRSTDGPANITLTSSGEHHFICTFTGHCGAGMKLSINVVSSPAVSPAPSPAETTTPPPVATPATAPAPARAAMTYTVGDSLGWTVPPGGSVAYQTWARGKSFFVGDTLVFNFPTNRHDVVEVTEDEYDSCNTSSTAIITTGPARITLNSSGEHYYICTIPGHCPAGQKLAINVTAGGATATPPVSPSTPSSTPPSGSTTAPPPPDSSTPSLAVATLPLTFLAVAFAVLYN; from the exons ATGACGGCAAGATTAGGAATTTCTAACATTATTTTCATGACATTAGTTGTCATGGCAATGTTTCATAAGTCGTTGGCTCAAACCACACATGTGGTGGGTGACGCGTTGGGATGGACCTTTCCCCCCGGTGGAGAAGTAGCGTATCGCACTTGGGCCGGCACACGAAATTTTGCGGTCGGAGATGTGCTTG taTTCAATTTCACAACAGGATCACATGATGTAGCAGAGGTGACCAAGGATTCATTCGATTCATGCAATGGAAACAACCCAATCTCCCGTTCTACCGATGGACCGGCTAATATCACTTTGACATCTTCCGGGGAACACCACTTCATTTGCACCTTCACAGGTCACTGTGGTGCTGGTATGAAGTTGTCTATCAATGTGGTCAGCTCTCCCGCTGTCTCCCCTGCCCCATCACCGGCGGAAACGACCACCCCTCCACCAGTGGCTACGCCAGCGACAGCACCAGCACCGGCTAGAGCTGCGATGACTTACACTGTGGGAGATAGCCTTGGATGGACTGTTCCTCCTGGTGGTTCAGTTGCTTACCAAACATGGGCTAGGGGCAAGAGTTTTTTTGTTGGAGACACTCTAG TATTCAACTTTCCAACTAATCGGCATGACGTGGTTGAAGTTACCGAGGATGAATACGACTCATGCAACACATCCTCCACCGCCATCATAACCACCGGCCCCGCCAGGATCACCCTCAACTCCTCCGGGGAGCACTATTACATCTGCACCATCCCGGGGCACTGCCCAGCAGGTCAGAAGCTAGCCATCAACGTCACCGCCGGCGGCGCCACCGCCACTCCTCCCGTTTCTCCTTCCACACCATCGAGCACACCGCCCTCCGGAAGCACCACGGCTCCACCTCCACCAGACAGCTCCACCCCATCTCTCGCCGTCGCAACCTTGCCCTTGACTTTCTTGGCCGTTGCCTTCGCAGTTTTGTACAACTAG
- the LOC142546149 gene encoding blue copper protein-like, with protein sequence MAFNWTAVFAILLAAELVGYAAPATYVVGDGFGWGIPQDGGTTYANYASQHVFTVGDVLVFNFTTGEHDVARVTKSAYDGCSSTSPLFLTTVGPASLTLNTADADYYICTFGQHCSLGQKLAINVTASKISPSPAPASPPPPPSTTPSPTPIVTPPTSSPSPAPGGRATPPAPASAPAPGSMVSPPAPTPGTFPGTPSIPPPTSELTPPPPPSSAPVRTSYAVLFVVFASMIIGLIMM encoded by the exons ATGGCGTTCAATTGGACGGCTGTTTTTGCAATTTTGCTGGCGGCGGAGCTGGTGGGGTACGCGGCCCCAGCCACCTATGTCGTCGGTGACGGCTTCGGATGGGGTATTCCGCAGGACGGCGGCACGACGTATGCTAACTATGCTTCTCAGCATGTTTTCACAGTTGGGGACGTTCTTG TATTCAACTTCACCACCGGAGAGCATGACGTGGCCAGAGTAACAAAGTCGGCATATGATGGATGCAGCTCCACGAGCCCCCTTTTCTTAACCACAGTCGGGCCTGCAAGCTTAACCCTCAACACGGCTGATGCGGACTACTACATTTGCACATTCGGCCAGCATTGTTCGCTTGGACAAAAACTAGCTATCAATGTCACTGCCTCTAAAATTAGTCCTAGCCCCGCTCCAGCTTCGCCGCCGCCGCCTCCTAGCACCACCCCGTCGCCGACACCGATAGTGACACCACCGACTTCAAGCCCGTCTCCCGCACCGGGCGGCAGAGCCACCCCTCCAGCACCAGCATCAGCACCAGCTCCTGGAAGCATGGTCAGTCCACCAGCACCAACTCCAGGCACGTTCCCCGGAACGCCATCTATTCCTCCCCCGACTTCGGAACTTACCCCGCCTCCGCCGCCAAGCTCAGCCCCGGTTAGAACGAGCTATGCTGTGCTTTTCGTTGTTTTCGCATCGATGATCATCGGCCTGATCATGATGTAA